Proteins encoded within one genomic window of Theobroma cacao cultivar B97-61/B2 chromosome 7, Criollo_cocoa_genome_V2, whole genome shotgun sequence:
- the LOC108662800 gene encoding LRR receptor-like serine/threonine-protein kinase FLS2, with protein sequence MGNTRFILALMVVVLLPNFGVSFSMKSTINISSGQLALLALKARVNSDLLATNWSTATSICNWVGVTCGSRHHRVIALDLFGMNLSGTIPPDMGNLSFVAFLDIGNNSFHGSLPIELANLRRLKYLILSNNNFNGGIPSWLDSLSKLQNLSLNGNNFVGVIPSSLCFLSKLEFLKLNNNNLQGHIPVEIGNLRNLRFLYLHRNQLSGSIPSSVFSISSLLEIFLGENQLSGSIPSIPLKMSSLQTIYLSLNNLTGHISSDMFDRLPQLKKLGLSDNHLSNSIPMGLFNCRKLEILSFSYNDLEGTIPEEIGNLTMLKLLFLGGNNLKGEIPRQIGTLLNLDALGIERCHLIGPIPSIIGNLTLLKVLLFGENNLTGEIPQQIGNLTLLEILE encoded by the exons ATGGGAAACACTCGGTTCATTCTGGCTCTTATGGTGGTGGTGTTGCTGCCTAATTTTGGGGTTTCATTCTCTATGAAATCAACAATCAACATCAGTTCAGGCCAATTGGCTCTTCTTGCGCTGAAAGCCCGTGTCAACAGTGATCTTCTGGCTACCAACTGGTCAACTGCTACCTCTATTTGTAATTGGGTTGGTGTCACTTGCGGATCTCGGCACCACAGAGTCATTGCTTTGGATCTATTTGGCATGAATCTCTCTGGCACCATACCACCAGACATGGGAAATCTGTCTTTCGTTGCTTTCCTCGACATTGGAAACAACAGTTTTCATGGTTCATTGCCTATCGAGTTGGCTAATTTGCGTCGgttgaaatatttaattttgtctAACAATAATTTCAACGGGGGAATCCCATCCTGGCTTGATTCCCTCTCTAAACTTCAAAACTTGAGTCTTAATGGTAATAACTTTGTGGGAGTTATTCCATCTTCTTTGTGCTTTTTGTCAAAACTAGAGTTCTTGAAGTTGAATAACAACAATCTGCAAGGACATATCCCCGTGGAAATTGGAAATCTGCGTAACTTGcgatttttatatttacacCGCAATCAACTTTCAGGCTCCATACCTTCCTCAGTCTTCAGCATATCTTCATTGCTAGAGATTTTTCTCGGAGAGAACCAGCTAAGTGGTTCCATACCTTCCATCCCACTCAAAATGTCTTCCCTGCAgacaatttatttatcattgaaTAACCTCACTGGTCATATCTCATCAGATATGTTTGATCgtttaccacaattaaaaaagCTTGGTTTGAGTGACAACCACCTCTCTAACTCAATTCCAATGGGTTTATTCAATTGTCGAAAGTTAGAAATATTATCCTTCTCTTATAATGATTTGGAGGGGACTATACCAGAAGAAATAGGGAATTTGACGATGCTTAAGCTTCTGTTTCTTGGAGGCAACAACCTCaaag GTGAAATTCCACGACAAATTGGCACTCTGCTGAATCTGGACGCATTAGGTATAGAAAGATGTCACCTAATAGGGCCTATTCCTTCCATTATTGGTAACTTGACACTTTTGAAAGTACTTTTATTTGGCGAGAATAATTTGACAG GTGAAATTCCACAACAGATTGGTAACCTAACACTTCTGGAAATACTTGAA
- the LOC108662799 gene encoding probable LRR receptor-like serine/threonine-protein kinase At3g47570 yields MGLWLPKLEQLLIGGNELNGAIPTSISNASKLTRLDLSSNSFSGYTPIDLGNLRNLQQLNLHSNNLASTLSSQEMSFISSLANCKALRLLDFNDNPLIDGELPIFIGNLSISLQIFDASACKIGGNIPGEIGNLSNLISLEIENNELIGSIPTTIGRLEKLQGLHLDGNKLEGSIPYELCRLKSLGFLYLTANKLAGPIPACLGDLVSLRHLHLGSNKFANSIPSTFTRLIDILQLNLSSNFLSGSIPIDIGKWKVVTIIDFSENQLLNEIPSTIGDLKDLTYLSLSGNRLQGSIPELFGELTGLQFLDLSRNKFSGIIPKSLQRLLYLEYFNVSFNRLHGEIPNGGPFANYSIQSFMGNEALCGAPRLQLPPCTSNSTKHSRKATKLLEFILLPVGSTLLTLAIIVLFFQSRRKHLKQKIDQENSIGLAKWRRITYQELHQATNGFCESKLLGVGSFGSVYQGAFLDGLNVAIKVFNLEVEGSFKSFGVECEVLRYIRHRNLVKIISSCCNVDFKALVLEFMPNGSLEKWLYSHNYFLDMLCRLNIMIEVASALEYLHHGQTIPVAHCDLKPSNVLLDEDMVAHLGDFGIARLLGEEDSAVQTITLATIGYMAPEYGTQGIVSMKGDVYSFGILLMETLTRKKPTDEIFIGEMSLKHWVNESIPSALSQVVDANLLIGKREREHFAIKDCASFVLQLALKCSEELPEERIDMKNVVAKLKKIKIKFLKDSNMRA; encoded by the exons ATGGGACTTTGGCTTCCAAAACTTGAACAGCTTCTAATTGGTGGCAATGAGTTAAATGGAGCAATACCTACCTCCATCTCCAATGCCTCTAAGCTAACAAGGCTTGACTTGTCAAGTAATTCTTTTTCTGGATATACTCCTATTGACCTTGGCAATCTAAGAAATCTGCAACAACTCAACCTACATTCTAATAATTTAGCTAGCACACTTTCATCCCAAGAAATGAGCTTTATCTCTTCTTTAGCAAATTGCAAAGCCTTGAGATTATTGGATTTTAATGATAATCCATTGATCGATGGCGAACTTCCTATCTTTATAGGAAATCTCTCTATTTCTCTTCAAATATTCGATGCTTCGGCCTGCAAGATTGGAGGCAACATTCCAGGAGAAATTGGCAACCTAAGCAACTTGATCAGCTTGGAGATTGAAAACAATGAACTGATTGGATCTATTCCCACCACAATTGGAAGATTAGAAAAGTTGCAAGGTCTCCATCTTGATGGCAATAAGTTAGAAGGATCCATTCCATATGAGTTATGCCGTTTGAAGAGTTTGGGTTTCTTGTATCTCACAGCTAACAAATTGGCTGGACCAATACCAGCATGCTTAGGTGATCTCGTTTCTCTTCGGCATCTACATTTGGGCTCCAATAAGTTTGCAAACTCAATACCCTCAACCTTCACAAGGCTTATAGATATCTTGCAACTAAACTTGTCTTCCAATTTTCTTAGCGGCTCTATTCCAATTGACATTGGCAAGTGGAAGGTTGTTacaattattgatttttccgaaaatcaattattaaatgaaatcCCGAGTACCATTGGTGATCTTAAAGACCTAACATATCTTTCATTATCTGGTAACAGATTACAAGGGTCTATACCTGAGTTATTTGGTGAGCTGACAGGGTTGCAATTCTTGGATTTATCAAGgaataaattttctggaattATTCCAAAGTCCTTGCAAAGACTCTTGTATCTAGAGTATTTTAATGTCTCATTCAATAGACTGCACGGAGAAATTCCTAATGGAGGACCCTTTGCCAACTACTCAATTCAATCATTTATGGGGAATGAAGCGCTATGTGGTGCGCCTCGACTACAACTCCCACCATGCACAAGTAATTCTACTAAACATTCAAGGAAAGCTACTAAGCTCTTAGAATTTATACTATTGCCAGTTGGCTCAACGCTGTTAACTCTAGCCATAATAGTCCTTTTCTTCCAAAGCCGAAGAAAGcatttaaagcaaaaaattgATCAAGAAAATTCGATTGGTTTAGCTAAGTGGAGAAGAATTACATACCAAGAGCTTCATCAAGCCACAAATGGTTTTTGTGAAAGCAAACTACTTGGTGTGGGGAGTTTTGGCTCAGTATACCAAGGTGCTTTTTTAGATGGATTGAATGTTGCCATAAAAGTCTTTAATTTGGAGGTAGAAGGATCATTCAAGAGCTTTGGCGTTGAGTGTGAGGTCTTGCGCTACATTCGCCACCGGAATTTAGTCAAAATCATCAGTAGTTGCTGCAATGTTGATTTTAAAGCCTTGGTGCTTGAGTTCATGCCTAACGGAAGCCTCGAGAAGTGGTTATATTCTCATAACTATTTTCTTGATATGTTGTGTAGGTTGAACATTATGATTGAAGTTGCATCTGCATTAGAATACCTCCATCATGGTCAGACAATTCCTGTGGCCCATTGTGATTTAAAACCCAGCAATGTTCTATTAGATGAAGATATGGTTGCACATTTGGGTGATTTTGGCATTGCAAGACTATTAGGTGAAGAGGATTCAGCGGTACAAACCATAACACTAGCAACAATTGGGTATATGGCACCAG AATATGGAACACAAGGAATTGTTTCTATGAAAGGCGACGTGTACAGTTTTGGTATTCTTCTAATGGAAacattaacaagaaagaagcCTACAGATGAAATATTTATTGGAGAAATGAGCTTAAAACATTGGGTGAATGAGTCTATACCATCTGCATTAAGTCAAGTAGTAGATGCCAATTTGCTAATTGGTAAGAGGGAGCGAGAACATTTTGCAATAAAGGATTGTGCATCGTTTGTTTTGCAATTGGCATTAAAATGTTCAGAAGAGTTGCCAGAAGAGAGGATTGACATGAAAAACGTAGTTGCAAAGctgaagaaaatcaaaatcaagtttttgaaggattcaaaCATGCGGGCTTGA